The genomic interval ACTATGGAACAGGAGCTGTAATGGGAGTTCCTGCTCACGATGAAAGAGACTTTGCTTTCGCTGGAAAGTATAATTTACCTGTGAAACAAGTTATAACTTCTAAAAAAGCTGATGAAAAAGTTGAATTACCTTTTCTTGAAGAAGGTATAATGATAAATTCAGGTGAATTTAATGGTCTATCTAGTAAGGATGCTTTAATTAAAATAGCAGAATATGTTGAAGAAAAAAATCTTGGACAAAGAACATATAAATATAGATTAAAAGACTGGGGTATTTCAAGACAAAGATATTGGGGAACTCCTATCCCTGTTCTATATTGTGAAAAATGTGGTGAAGTTTTAGAAAAAGATGAAAATCTACCTGTAATCTTACCTGATGATATAGAATTCTCTGGAAATGGAAATCCTTTAGAAACTTCTAACAAATTTAAAGAAGCTACTTGTCCTTGTTGTGGTGGAAAAGCTAGAAGAGATACTGATACTATGGATACTTTCGTAGACTCATCTTGGTATTTCTTAAGATATTGTGATCCTAAAAACTTAAATTTACCTTTTGCTAAAGAAATCGTAGATAAATGGACTCCTGTAGACCAATATATTGGTGGAGTTGAACATGCTGTAATGCACTTGTTATATGCTAGATTCTTCTTTAAAGTTTTAAGAGATTTAGGACTATTAAAAGCAAATGAACCATTTAAAAGATTATTAACTCAAGGAATGGTATTAGGACCATCATATTATTCTGAAAAAGAAAACAGATACTTACTTCCAAAAGATGTTGTTTTAAAGGGAGATAAGGCTTATTCTGAATCAGGAGAAGAATTACAAGTTAAAGTTGAAAAGATGTCAAAATCTAAAAATAATGGTGTTGACCCAGAAGAAATGTTAGATAAATATGGAGCAGATACAACTAGATTATTTATCATGTTTGCTGCACCACCTGAAAAAGAATTAGAATGGAATGAAAATGGACTTGCAGGAGCATATAGATTTTTAACAAGAGTTTGGAGATTAATTTTTGAAAATTCAGAACTTGTAAAAAATGCTCATGATGACATTGATTATGATAAACTTTCTAAAGAAGATAAGGCATTGTTAATTAAATTGAATCAAACTATTAAAAAAGTTACTGATGCAATTGAAAATAACTACCACTTTAATACAGCTATAGCTGCTAATATGGAACTTATCAATGAAGTTCAAAGCTATGTTACTAACTCAATGAGTTCAGAACAAGCTCCTAAAATTTTAGCTTATACATTGAAAAAGATAATACTTATGTTATCTCCATTTGTTCCACATTTCTGTGATGAAATTTGGGAAGAATTAGGAGAAACTGGATATTTATTCAATGAAAAATGGCCTGAATATGATGAAAAAATGTTATCTTCTGATGAAGTTACTATAGCTGTTCAAGTTAATGGAAAAATTAGAGGCAGCTTTGAAATTGAAAAAGATAGTGATAAGGCTGTAGTTGAAAAAGCTGCTTTAGAATTACCAAATGTTACTAAACATTTAGAAGGAATGAATATTGTAAAAGTTATAGTAATACCTAATAGAATAGTTAACATCGTTGTAAAACCACAATAATTTTGGAGTTAATTATGAATGGAAAATTAAAGATCTTTTTAACACAGATATTAGCATTGCTTAGCTTGGTGATTGCAATAAATCTATTTGCCTTTATTGCTATTAAATTTGGATTTCTAAACTCTGAATATTCTATGGCTGGTTGTACTGTCATTGGAGTTGGAGCATATCTAATATATCTTTATACTTTATATAAAGATAAAAAAAGAAAAAAATAAAAACACTTAGTAGAGAAGTAAAAAATAAATGAGTTACGAATGTAGATTTTAGATGAAAAATCAAATAGAATGAGCCGAGTAATTGTCAGAGTGTTTGAAGCCAACTTGTTGGCAAGTTTCTGCAATTACAGCGAATTCTTGAGTTTTCATCGTTAAGAAATCTACTCAGTAACGAGTTATTTTTTACTTTTTTTATTTTTCAAAATATGAGTAACTGTCTAAAGTATCTAGTAGATAGCCGTCCACTCCTATTTCATCTAATTTTTTTTGATATTCTTTTATAATTTTTTTCCATTCAGGATTCCAATATTTGACTATATAATTTCCTGACCAATTTTCATTCTCACTTACAATCCAATCAGGTTTATTTTTATTCCATTCTTTCTTCCAATAGAATCTGTAATCTTCAGCTTCTCCTATACTCAAATAAGCAATAACTATTCTCTTTCCACCATTCTTTTTAACTTTTAATCCTTCTATTTGTTCTCTATTAAAGGAAATATTATCGTAAGAAACTTCTATTAAAAGTAAATCATAATTAGTATTTTTTAAAGCTTGGTAGTATTCATCCATACTAGAA from Fusobacterium pseudoperiodonticum carries:
- the leuS gene encoding leucine--tRNA ligase, which produces MREYDYKEIEKKWQEKWAKDNIFKTENEVAGKENYYVLSMLPYPSGKLHVGHARNYTIGDVISRYKRMKGYNVLQPMGWDSFGLPAENAAIQNGIHPAIWTKSNIENMRRQLKLIGFSYDWEREIASYTPEYYKWNQWLFKRMYEKGLIYKKKSLVNWCPDCQTVLANEQVEDGMCWRHSKTHVIQKELEQWFFKITDYADELLEGHEEIKDGWPEKVLTMQKNWIGKSFGTELKLKVVETGEDLPIFTTRIDTIYGVSYAVVAPEHPIVDKILQVNPSIKDKVTEMKNTDMIERGAEGREKNGIDSGWHIENPISKEIVPLWIADYVLMNYGTGAVMGVPAHDERDFAFAGKYNLPVKQVITSKKADEKVELPFLEEGIMINSGEFNGLSSKDALIKIAEYVEEKNLGQRTYKYRLKDWGISRQRYWGTPIPVLYCEKCGEVLEKDENLPVILPDDIEFSGNGNPLETSNKFKEATCPCCGGKARRDTDTMDTFVDSSWYFLRYCDPKNLNLPFAKEIVDKWTPVDQYIGGVEHAVMHLLYARFFFKVLRDLGLLKANEPFKRLLTQGMVLGPSYYSEKENRYLLPKDVVLKGDKAYSESGEELQVKVEKMSKSKNNGVDPEEMLDKYGADTTRLFIMFAAPPEKELEWNENGLAGAYRFLTRVWRLIFENSELVKNAHDDIDYDKLSKEDKALLIKLNQTIKKVTDAIENNYHFNTAIAANMELINEVQSYVTNSMSSEQAPKILAYTLKKIILMLSPFVPHFCDEIWEELGETGYLFNEKWPEYDEKMLSSDEVTIAVQVNGKIRGSFEIEKDSDKAVVEKAALELPNVTKHLEGMNIVKVIVIPNRIVNIVVKPQ